In the Puntigrus tetrazona isolate hp1 chromosome 9, ASM1883169v1, whole genome shotgun sequence genome, one interval contains:
- the si:ch1073-416j23.1 gene encoding rac GTPase-activating protein 1 isoform X1, whose translation MGDQFIREVLSLCLQRLAIEEASNSELELIEVVRHFETARKKWLHAELELKKQKELLVKSDVARAALEVKLKHARNQLDVEIKKRYKAEADYQCLERQMQLICDVLVHDSKSSACLNDEQRSMLTSFSHKGASVPQHRGKRLSVIDESSFLSHSDISYDRTDDDLDLDNTAFVKPLKSRARERRRSSMGPSVGPPIQKRGRVSGRSGDQLGSRPLEKEIETTVVKASVTTPETRGQIHMVIDITQETPEYQSRALRNEHFPSVDEQTSVWAHSEVTEAETVVEMEVSAPQPAVPQDLTPTVDKTLQHVFQQKTVIRPETCMPCGKRIRFGKVAIKCRDCRVVSHPECKQLCADKCSPIAHGSAQSNEETLESFAPSTRPRIPSLIVQCVHEIERRGLEEKGIYRVPGGERMVKELREKYVSGKGPLMLHKVEEVHAVCGLLKDFLRKLKEPLITFKLHRTFMEASEMADEDKSIETLIKTIKELPQPNKDTLAFLILHLQRVMQSPTCQMDQNNLSRVFGPTVIGHGLLEPSPMTIMRDTNTQPKVVARFLSFPSDFWEGLLAEKADPLMPSVVDSNVASVCPSTSKGTDKIFKPLTSPELSKYSKTTSGGSIKGRIKHFGGTFNNSSKPKNEPGKKKFFTSPK comes from the exons ATGGGGGATCAGTTTATACGAGAAGTCCTCAGTCTGTGTTTGCAAAGGCTTGCTATTGAAGAAGCGTCCAACTCGGAGCTCG AGCTCATTGAGGTGGTGAGGCATTTTGAAACTGCCCGGAAAAAATGGCTTCACGCAGAACTGgagttaaaaaaacagaaagagctcCTGGTAAAATCTGATGTGGCTCGAGCTGCTCTGGAGGTCAAGCTCAAACATGCACGGAACCAGTTGGACGTGGAGATCAAGAAGCGCTACAAAGCTGAAGCGGACTACCAGTGCCTG GAGCGGCAGATGCAGTTGATATGTGACGTACTGGTGCATGACAGCAAGTCAAGCGCTTGCCTCAACGATGAGCAGAGGTCAATGCTGACCAGCTTCAGTCACAAAGGAGCCAGTGTCCCACAACACAGAGGGAAACG GTTATCGGTGATTGATGAGTCCTCCTTCCTGTCGCATTCAGACATTAGTTATGACAGAACGGATGATGATTTG GACTTGGACAACACAGCGTTTGTTAAGCCTCTCAAGTCAAGAGCTCGCGAGAGAAGA CGTTCATCAATGGGACCAAGTGTCGGTCCTCCAATTCAAAAACGAGGAAGAGTAAGCGGTCGTTCAGGAGATCAGCTGGGGTCTAGACCACTGGAGAAG GAAATCGAGACGACTGTTGTGAAGGCGTCTGTCACTACCCCGGAGACTAGAGGTCAGATTCACATGGTTATAGACATAACCCAGGAGACTCCAGAATATCAGTCCAGGGCTctcagaaatgaacattttcctTCTGTTGATG AACAAACGTCTGTGTGGGCACACAGTGAAGtcacagaggctgaaacagtcGTTGAAATGGAGGTGAGCGCCCCCCAGCCAGCCGTCCCTCAGGACCTCACGCCCACCGTGGATAAGACTTTGCAGCATGTTTTCCAGCAAAAAACA GTGATTCGTCCAGAGACATGCATGCCTTGTGGGAAGAGGATTCGCTTTGGGAAGGTGGCCATAAAATGCAGAGACTGTCGAGTGGTGAGCCATCCTGAGTGTAAACAGCTATGTGCGGATAAATGCAGTCCTATTGCTCACGGTTCAGCACAGTCCAACGAG GAGACTTTAGAGAGCTTCGCCCCCTCCACACGTCCAAGGATTCCCTCTCTGATTGTTCAGTGTGTTCATGAAATTGAGAGAAGAGGACTTGAAGAG AAGGGTATTTACAGAGTGCCTGGAGGAGAGCGGATGGTAAAGGAACTGAGGGAGAAATATGTGTCTGGGAAAGGCCCTCTGATGCTCCACAAAGTAGAAGAGGTTCATGCTGTCTGTGGACTCCTCAAAGACTTCCTGAGGAAACTCAAGGAGCCTCTCATAACATTTAAGCTTCACAGAACATTTATGGAAGCTTCTG AGATGGCTGATGAAGACAAGAGCAtagaaacattaataaagacTATCAAAGAGTTGCCGCAGCCAAACAAAGACACCCTGGCCTTCCTGATACTGCATTTGCAGAG AGTAATGCAGAGTCCGACGTGTCAGATGGACCAGAATAACTTATCCAGAGTGTTTGGGCCCACTGTCATTGGTCATGGGTTGCTAGAACCTTCTCCCATGACTATTATGAGAGACACAAACACCCAACCCAAA GTAGTAGCTCGGTTTTTGTCCTTCCCCTCAGATTTCTGGGAAGGCCTTCTAGCTGAGAAGGCGGATCCGCTCATGCCTTCTGTGGTGGATTCCAACGTTGCCAGTGTCTGTCCAAGCACTAGCAAAG GAACAGATAAGATATTCAAACCTCTGACCTCTCCTGAGCTGAGCAAATACTCTAAGACTACATCCGGTGGCTCAATAAAAGGTCGGATCAAGCACTTTGGTGGCACTTTCAATAACTC aagcaaaccaaaaaatgaaccaggaaaaaagaaattcttCACTTCCCCaaaatga
- the si:ch1073-416j23.1 gene encoding rac GTPase-activating protein 1 isoform X2 produces MGDQFIREVLSLCLQRLAIEEASNSELELIEVVRHFETARKKWLHAELELKKQKELLVKSDVARAALEVKLKHARNQLDVEIKKRYKAEADYQCLERQMQLICDVLVHDSKSSACLNDEQRSMLTSFSHKGASVPQHRGKRLSVIDESSFLSHSDISYDRTDDDLDLDNTAFVKPLKSRARERRRSSMGPSVGPPIQKRGRVSGRSGDQLGSRPLEKEIETTVVKASVTTPETRGQIHMVIDITQETPEYQSRALRNEHFPSVDEQTSVWAHSEVTEAETVVEMEVSAPQPAVPQDLTPTVDKTLQHVFQQKTVIRPETCMPCGKRIRFGKVAIKCRDCRVVSHPECKQLCADKCSPIAHGSAQSNEETLESFAPSTRPRIPSLIVQCVHEIERRGLEEKGIYRVPGGERMVKELREKYVSGKGPLMLHKVEEVHAVCGLLKDFLRKLKEPLITFKLHRTFMEASEMADEDKSIETLIKTIKELPQPNKDTLAFLILHLQRVMQSPTCQMDQNNLSRVFGPTVIGHGLLEPSPMTIMRDTNTQPKVVARFLSFPSDFWEGLLAEKADPLMPSVVDSNVASVCPSTSKDKIFKPLTSPELSKYSKTTSGGSIKGRIKHFGGTFNNSSKPKNEPGKKKFFTSPK; encoded by the exons ATGGGGGATCAGTTTATACGAGAAGTCCTCAGTCTGTGTTTGCAAAGGCTTGCTATTGAAGAAGCGTCCAACTCGGAGCTCG AGCTCATTGAGGTGGTGAGGCATTTTGAAACTGCCCGGAAAAAATGGCTTCACGCAGAACTGgagttaaaaaaacagaaagagctcCTGGTAAAATCTGATGTGGCTCGAGCTGCTCTGGAGGTCAAGCTCAAACATGCACGGAACCAGTTGGACGTGGAGATCAAGAAGCGCTACAAAGCTGAAGCGGACTACCAGTGCCTG GAGCGGCAGATGCAGTTGATATGTGACGTACTGGTGCATGACAGCAAGTCAAGCGCTTGCCTCAACGATGAGCAGAGGTCAATGCTGACCAGCTTCAGTCACAAAGGAGCCAGTGTCCCACAACACAGAGGGAAACG GTTATCGGTGATTGATGAGTCCTCCTTCCTGTCGCATTCAGACATTAGTTATGACAGAACGGATGATGATTTG GACTTGGACAACACAGCGTTTGTTAAGCCTCTCAAGTCAAGAGCTCGCGAGAGAAGA CGTTCATCAATGGGACCAAGTGTCGGTCCTCCAATTCAAAAACGAGGAAGAGTAAGCGGTCGTTCAGGAGATCAGCTGGGGTCTAGACCACTGGAGAAG GAAATCGAGACGACTGTTGTGAAGGCGTCTGTCACTACCCCGGAGACTAGAGGTCAGATTCACATGGTTATAGACATAACCCAGGAGACTCCAGAATATCAGTCCAGGGCTctcagaaatgaacattttcctTCTGTTGATG AACAAACGTCTGTGTGGGCACACAGTGAAGtcacagaggctgaaacagtcGTTGAAATGGAGGTGAGCGCCCCCCAGCCAGCCGTCCCTCAGGACCTCACGCCCACCGTGGATAAGACTTTGCAGCATGTTTTCCAGCAAAAAACA GTGATTCGTCCAGAGACATGCATGCCTTGTGGGAAGAGGATTCGCTTTGGGAAGGTGGCCATAAAATGCAGAGACTGTCGAGTGGTGAGCCATCCTGAGTGTAAACAGCTATGTGCGGATAAATGCAGTCCTATTGCTCACGGTTCAGCACAGTCCAACGAG GAGACTTTAGAGAGCTTCGCCCCCTCCACACGTCCAAGGATTCCCTCTCTGATTGTTCAGTGTGTTCATGAAATTGAGAGAAGAGGACTTGAAGAG AAGGGTATTTACAGAGTGCCTGGAGGAGAGCGGATGGTAAAGGAACTGAGGGAGAAATATGTGTCTGGGAAAGGCCCTCTGATGCTCCACAAAGTAGAAGAGGTTCATGCTGTCTGTGGACTCCTCAAAGACTTCCTGAGGAAACTCAAGGAGCCTCTCATAACATTTAAGCTTCACAGAACATTTATGGAAGCTTCTG AGATGGCTGATGAAGACAAGAGCAtagaaacattaataaagacTATCAAAGAGTTGCCGCAGCCAAACAAAGACACCCTGGCCTTCCTGATACTGCATTTGCAGAG AGTAATGCAGAGTCCGACGTGTCAGATGGACCAGAATAACTTATCCAGAGTGTTTGGGCCCACTGTCATTGGTCATGGGTTGCTAGAACCTTCTCCCATGACTATTATGAGAGACACAAACACCCAACCCAAA GTAGTAGCTCGGTTTTTGTCCTTCCCCTCAGATTTCTGGGAAGGCCTTCTAGCTGAGAAGGCGGATCCGCTCATGCCTTCTGTGGTGGATTCCAACGTTGCCAGTGTCTGTCCAAGCACTAGCAAAG ATAAGATATTCAAACCTCTGACCTCTCCTGAGCTGAGCAAATACTCTAAGACTACATCCGGTGGCTCAATAAAAGGTCGGATCAAGCACTTTGGTGGCACTTTCAATAACTC aagcaaaccaaaaaatgaaccaggaaaaaagaaattcttCACTTCCCCaaaatga
- the gmppaa gene encoding mannose-1-phosphate guanyltransferase alpha-A isoform X2 translates to MLKAVILIGGPQKGTRFRPLSFEVPKPLFPVAGVPMLQHHIEACSKLPNMKEILLIGFYQPNEELNRFLSCAQQDFKISIRYLQEYAALGTGGGIYHFRDQILSGSPEAFFVMNADVCSEFPLPEMLDFQKEHGDAYSFVILGTTANRKQSLNYGCIVENEQTDEVLHYVEKPSTFVSDIINCGIYLFTPEIFQHIGEVFQKNQQDMLLEEQSNGWHRAEVIRLEQDIFTALAGQGKLYVYKTDLFWSQIKSAGSAIYASRLYLSQYHTTHPERLATNREGGPKTRGHVYIHPTANIDPTAVLGPNVSIGTGVTIGAGVRVRESIILHGATLQDHSCVLNSIVGWGSTIGKWSRVEGTPSDPNPNDPYAKIDSETLFRDGKLTPSITILGCNVNIPSEVIILNSIVLPHKDLNRSFKNQIIL, encoded by the exons ATGCTGAAAGCTGTTATTCTTATCGGAGGTCCTCAAAAAG GCACCCGGTTTCGTCCTCTGTCTTTCGAGGTGCCCAAACCTCTGTTTCCAGTGGCTGGAGTGCCAATGCTACAACATCACATTGAAGCCTGCTCTAAG ctTCCAAATATGAAGGAGATCTTGCTTATTGGCTTTTATCAGCCCAATGAAGAACTAAACAGATTTTTGTCATGCGCCCAACAAGACTTCAAAATATCAATACG ATACCTTCAGGAGTACGCTGCTCTGGGCACTGGAGGAGGAATTTACCATTTCAGAGATCAGATTCTGTCTGGCAGTCCAGAAGCATTTTTTGTCATGAATGCTGACGTGTGCTCAGAGTTTCCTCTTCCAGAGATGCTGGACTTCCAGAAGGAGCATGGAGACGCTTACAGCTTTGTCATCCTTGGTACCACG GCTAACAGAAAACAGTCCCTGAACTACGGCTGCATTGTTGAGAATGAACAAACTGATGAG GTCTTGCATTATGTCGAAAAGCCCAGCACCTTCGTGAGTGACATAATCAACTGTGGGATATACCTGTTCACTCCGGAGATATTCCAGCACATTGGAGAGGTTTTCCAGAAGAACCAACAGGACATGCTCTT AGAGGAGCAGTCCAACGGCTGGCACCGGGCAGAGGTGATCCGTCTGGAGCAGGACATCTTTACGGCGCTGGCAGGCCAAGGCAAATTATATGTGTACAAAACAGACCTCTTCTGGAGCCAAATCAAATCTGCAGG ATCTGCGATCTATGCGAGCCGTTTGTATCTTAGCCAGTATCACACAACACATCCAGAGAGGTTAGCTACTAATAGAGAAGGAGGGCCAAAGACCAGAG gacATGTTTATATACATCCAACTGCCAATATAGATCCAACTGCTGTG ttaggTCCAAATGTGTCCATAGGAACAGGCGTAACGATCGGTGCAGGAGTTCGCGTAAGGGAGTCCATCATCCTCCACGGTGCTACTTTACAG GATCACAGCTGTGTGTTGAACAGTATTGTGGGTTGGGGCAGCACCATTGGCAAATGGTCCAGAGTAGAAGGGACCCCTAGTGACCCGAATCCTAATGACCCATATGCCAAAATTGACAGCGAGACACTGTTCAGAGATGGAAAACTAACACCGTCCATTACAATTCTAg GCTGTAATGTAAATATCCCATCGGAGGTCATCATACTCAACTCCATCGTCCTGCCACATAAAGACCTCAACAGAAGCTTCAAAAACCAGATCATATTATAG
- the gmppaa gene encoding mannose-1-phosphate guanyltransferase alpha-A isoform X1, with product MLKAVILIGGPQKGTRFRPLSFEVPKPLFPVAGVPMLQHHIEACSKLPNMKEILLIGFYQPNEELNRFLSCAQQDFKISIRYLQEYAALGTGGGIYHFRDQILSGSPEAFFVMNADVCSEFPLPEMLDFQKEHGDAYSFVILGTTANRKQSLNYGCIVENEQTDEVLHYVEKPSTFVSDIINCGIYLFTPEIFQHIGEVFQKNQQDMLLYYDEGEEQSNGWHRAEVIRLEQDIFTALAGQGKLYVYKTDLFWSQIKSAGSAIYASRLYLSQYHTTHPERLATNREGGPKTRGHVYIHPTANIDPTAVLGPNVSIGTGVTIGAGVRVRESIILHGATLQDHSCVLNSIVGWGSTIGKWSRVEGTPSDPNPNDPYAKIDSETLFRDGKLTPSITILGCNVNIPSEVIILNSIVLPHKDLNRSFKNQIIL from the exons ATGCTGAAAGCTGTTATTCTTATCGGAGGTCCTCAAAAAG GCACCCGGTTTCGTCCTCTGTCTTTCGAGGTGCCCAAACCTCTGTTTCCAGTGGCTGGAGTGCCAATGCTACAACATCACATTGAAGCCTGCTCTAAG ctTCCAAATATGAAGGAGATCTTGCTTATTGGCTTTTATCAGCCCAATGAAGAACTAAACAGATTTTTGTCATGCGCCCAACAAGACTTCAAAATATCAATACG ATACCTTCAGGAGTACGCTGCTCTGGGCACTGGAGGAGGAATTTACCATTTCAGAGATCAGATTCTGTCTGGCAGTCCAGAAGCATTTTTTGTCATGAATGCTGACGTGTGCTCAGAGTTTCCTCTTCCAGAGATGCTGGACTTCCAGAAGGAGCATGGAGACGCTTACAGCTTTGTCATCCTTGGTACCACG GCTAACAGAAAACAGTCCCTGAACTACGGCTGCATTGTTGAGAATGAACAAACTGATGAG GTCTTGCATTATGTCGAAAAGCCCAGCACCTTCGTGAGTGACATAATCAACTGTGGGATATACCTGTTCACTCCGGAGATATTCCAGCACATTGGAGAGGTTTTCCAGAAGAACCAACAGGACATGCTCTT ATATTACGATGAGG GAGAGGAGCAGTCCAACGGCTGGCACCGGGCAGAGGTGATCCGTCTGGAGCAGGACATCTTTACGGCGCTGGCAGGCCAAGGCAAATTATATGTGTACAAAACAGACCTCTTCTGGAGCCAAATCAAATCTGCAGG ATCTGCGATCTATGCGAGCCGTTTGTATCTTAGCCAGTATCACACAACACATCCAGAGAGGTTAGCTACTAATAGAGAAGGAGGGCCAAAGACCAGAG gacATGTTTATATACATCCAACTGCCAATATAGATCCAACTGCTGTG ttaggTCCAAATGTGTCCATAGGAACAGGCGTAACGATCGGTGCAGGAGTTCGCGTAAGGGAGTCCATCATCCTCCACGGTGCTACTTTACAG GATCACAGCTGTGTGTTGAACAGTATTGTGGGTTGGGGCAGCACCATTGGCAAATGGTCCAGAGTAGAAGGGACCCCTAGTGACCCGAATCCTAATGACCCATATGCCAAAATTGACAGCGAGACACTGTTCAGAGATGGAAAACTAACACCGTCCATTACAATTCTAg GCTGTAATGTAAATATCCCATCGGAGGTCATCATACTCAACTCCATCGTCCTGCCACATAAAGACCTCAACAGAAGCTTCAAAAACCAGATCATATTATAG
- the LOC122351827 gene encoding protein lifeguard 3 isoform X1, whose amino-acid sequence MSKADPPPSYEESRQQQQQQHGSYPYPPYGYPAQPGVYTGPGQPGTHPQAGHWQGPGYCPSAMPSMMPSFVTPGIFPSNLIAGDAEDMSSTGIWDSMSVRHAFIRKVYLILAVQLLITTSIIAVFAFVEPVRLFVVQNPAIYWASFPVYLVTYLMLVCCEGPRRRHPWNLILLFIFTLTLSYMTGTISSYFDTKAVFLALGITAIVCIIVTIFCFQTKVDFTSCTGLLCALCVVLLVTGIITSVVLSFQYVPWLHMLYAACGAIVFTLFLAYHTQLLIGNRANSISPEEYVFGALSLYVDIVQIFIFLLHITGSSSE is encoded by the exons ATGTCAAAGGCAGATCCCCCTCCAAGTTACGAAGAGTCaagacagcagcagcagcagcagcatggaAGCTATCCATACCCTCCCTACGGATATCCAGCCCAGCCAGGGGTGTACACGGGCCCCGGGCAGCCTGGCACACATCCCCAGGCGGGCCATTGGCAGGGCCCTGGATACTGCCCTTCAGCAATGCCATCTATGATGCCTTCTTTCGTAACACCAGGGATATTTCCCTCAAACCTAA TTGCAGGAGATGCAGAGGACATGTCTTCGACTGGCATATGGGACAGCATGAGTGTCCGACATGCCTTCATTAGAAAG GTTTACCTTATTTTAGCCGTGCAGCTGTTAATCACTACTTCAATCATTGCAGTGTTTGCGTTTGT TGAACCCGTGCGTCTTTTCGTGGTCCAGAATCCTGCCATTTATTGGGCATCATT cccgGTGTATCTTGTTACTTACCTCATGCTGGTTTGCTGCGAGGGGCCGAG gaggCGTCATCCGTGGAATTTAATActccttttcattttt ACGCTCACGTTGTCTTACATGACAGGAACAATATCAAG ttatttcGACACCAAAGCAGTGTTCCTGGCCCTGGGGATCACGGCAATAGTGTGTATAATCGTCACAATCTTCTGTTTTCAGACCAAG GTCGACTTCACCTCCTGCACAGGCCTGCTCTGCGCTCTTTGCGTGGTTCTTTTGGTGACTGGCATTATCACGTCCGTCGTACTCTCTTTCCAGTAT GTGCCGTGGCTGCATATGCTGTATGCCGCTTGTGGAGCAATAGTCTTTACTTTG TTTTTGGCTTACCACACTCAGCTGCTGATTGGAAACCGAGCGAACAGCATCAGCCCTGAGGAATACGTCTTCGGGGCTCTTTCGCTCTATGTTGATATCGTCCAGatcttcatcttcctcctgCACATCACAGGAAGCTCTTCCGAGTAA
- the LOC122351827 gene encoding protein lifeguard 3 isoform X2: protein MSKADPPPSYEESRQQQQQQHGSYPYPPYGYPAQPGVYTGPGQPGTHPQAGHWQGPGYCPSAMPSMMPSFVTPGIFPSNLIAGDAEDMSSTGIWDSMSVRHAFIRKVYLILAVQLLITTSIIAVFAFVEPVRLFVVQNPAIYWASFPVYLVTYLMLVCCEGPRRRHPWNLILLFIFTLTLSYMTGTISSYFDTKAVFLALGITAIVCIIVTIFCFQTKVDFTSCTGLLCALCVVLLVTGIITSVVLSFQCRGCICCMPLVEQ from the exons ATGTCAAAGGCAGATCCCCCTCCAAGTTACGAAGAGTCaagacagcagcagcagcagcagcatggaAGCTATCCATACCCTCCCTACGGATATCCAGCCCAGCCAGGGGTGTACACGGGCCCCGGGCAGCCTGGCACACATCCCCAGGCGGGCCATTGGCAGGGCCCTGGATACTGCCCTTCAGCAATGCCATCTATGATGCCTTCTTTCGTAACACCAGGGATATTTCCCTCAAACCTAA TTGCAGGAGATGCAGAGGACATGTCTTCGACTGGCATATGGGACAGCATGAGTGTCCGACATGCCTTCATTAGAAAG GTTTACCTTATTTTAGCCGTGCAGCTGTTAATCACTACTTCAATCATTGCAGTGTTTGCGTTTGT TGAACCCGTGCGTCTTTTCGTGGTCCAGAATCCTGCCATTTATTGGGCATCATT cccgGTGTATCTTGTTACTTACCTCATGCTGGTTTGCTGCGAGGGGCCGAG gaggCGTCATCCGTGGAATTTAATActccttttcattttt ACGCTCACGTTGTCTTACATGACAGGAACAATATCAAG ttatttcGACACCAAAGCAGTGTTCCTGGCCCTGGGGATCACGGCAATAGTGTGTATAATCGTCACAATCTTCTGTTTTCAGACCAAG GTCGACTTCACCTCCTGCACAGGCCTGCTCTGCGCTCTTTGCGTGGTTCTTTTGGTGACTGGCATTATCACGTCCGTCGTACTCTCTTTCCA GTGCCGTGGCTGCATATGCTGTATGCCGCTTGTGGAGCAATAG